One genomic window of Mycolicibacterium neoaurum includes the following:
- a CDS encoding mannosyltransferase gives MVTYSRPVSTDPVPSARDRFARLKALAPAIFAISAVLRVASTMGYYLVEGDAFFDLRIYVLGGAALNNPGTLYEFFYTDPLKNEQLPFTYPPFAAILFYPLHLLPFGLTALLWQIALVGAVYATVRLSQRFVGGGSRRIAMLWTAVAIWMEPPGGSIQVGQIGIFLMLAVLYAAYSTRWWLSGLLIGVTAGIKLTPAITGVYFVGVRRWGTALFSAVVFFATVGIGYLLLPDETRRYFPGRMSEAGHDLPVGSVWNQSWRGGLSRIVGHDVGTGALLIGALVLTALVAVFAWRSLGSVAGERDRLASLLVIQIFGLVASPVAWTHHWVWVVPLLIWLFHGPWRAKPGARLLGWSWFVLMVVSVPTLLSSAQPSIHDISQPWYLAWAGLVYIVAAVATMIWMIVTGRRAESVGDSAADGPGLGRPPVTAHRRGTEDTPEQDDPDRGDGQR, from the coding sequence GTGGTGACTTATAGTCGCCCGGTGAGTACGGATCCTGTTCCGTCGGCGCGGGATCGGTTCGCGCGTCTGAAAGCGCTGGCCCCGGCCATATTCGCGATCAGCGCGGTCCTGCGGGTGGCATCGACCATGGGGTACTACCTCGTCGAGGGCGACGCCTTCTTCGATTTACGTATCTACGTACTCGGGGGCGCGGCCCTGAACAATCCGGGCACCCTCTACGAGTTCTTCTACACAGATCCGTTGAAGAACGAACAGCTTCCGTTCACCTATCCGCCGTTCGCCGCGATCCTGTTCTATCCGCTGCACCTGCTTCCGTTCGGCCTCACGGCGCTGCTGTGGCAGATCGCCCTGGTGGGTGCGGTGTACGCGACCGTGCGTCTGAGTCAGCGCTTCGTCGGTGGTGGGAGTCGGCGGATCGCCATGCTGTGGACCGCGGTGGCGATCTGGATGGAGCCGCCCGGCGGCAGCATCCAGGTCGGACAGATCGGCATCTTCCTCATGCTCGCGGTGCTCTACGCCGCCTACAGCACACGCTGGTGGTTGTCCGGTCTGTTGATCGGGGTGACGGCCGGCATCAAACTGACCCCGGCCATCACCGGTGTGTACTTCGTGGGTGTACGCCGCTGGGGGACCGCCCTCTTCTCGGCAGTGGTGTTCTTCGCGACCGTCGGCATCGGGTACCTGTTATTGCCCGACGAGACGCGACGGTACTTTCCCGGACGCATGAGCGAGGCCGGTCATGATCTTCCCGTCGGGTCGGTCTGGAATCAGTCCTGGCGCGGCGGGTTGTCGCGGATCGTGGGCCATGACGTGGGCACCGGGGCGCTGCTCATCGGCGCGCTGGTGCTCACCGCGCTGGTCGCGGTGTTTGCGTGGCGGTCGCTGGGATCGGTGGCCGGCGAACGGGACCGCCTGGCGTCGCTGTTGGTGATCCAGATCTTCGGGCTGGTGGCCTCGCCGGTGGCATGGACCCACCACTGGGTGTGGGTGGTGCCGCTGCTGATCTGGCTGTTCCATGGGCCCTGGCGCGCGAAACCCGGTGCCCGCCTGCTGGGTTGGTCGTGGTTCGTGCTGATGGTGGTCAGCGTCCCGACCCTGCTGTCCTCGGCGCAGCCCAGCATCCACGACATCAGTCAGCCCTGGTATCTGGCGTGGGCCGGACTCGTCTACATCGTGGCGGCTGTCGCGACGATGATCTGGATGATCGTGACGGGACGACGCGCCGAGTCCGTGGGTGACTCAGCCGCCGACGGGCCCGGACTCGGCCGCCCGCCGGTAACTGCGCACCGCCGCGGGACCGAAGATACTCCCGAGCAGGATGACCCAGACCGCGGTGACGGCCAGCGGTAG
- a CDS encoding ABC transporter permease: MTRPQPQHRGGARALANEVWVFAARLLVQWCRHPTVPLQALLFPAVLLLTYSVLVGKSMTRITGNSGLDLLIPVCALVGAMSGSAASGSMMSHDRESGLLTRLWVMPVRRGSALAGIVLAEALRTLLGTALVTAIGYGLGFRFHGNIAALAGYLVIPSLVVAVYAMIVIILGLRGEGRTILAWFGTLSVGLAFAAVVPADKTPAALRPLAEHQPVAAAVETMRLLSVGEADIGLPLAVTAVWVILLGSIFGPAAVRSYRRAAESGPVGG; the protein is encoded by the coding sequence ATGACCCGGCCGCAACCGCAGCATCGTGGCGGGGCGAGGGCGCTGGCCAACGAGGTCTGGGTCTTCGCCGCCAGGTTGCTCGTGCAATGGTGCCGCCATCCCACGGTGCCGCTGCAGGCGCTGTTGTTCCCCGCCGTACTGCTGCTCACCTATAGCGTGCTGGTGGGCAAGTCGATGACCCGGATCACCGGCAACAGCGGACTCGACCTGCTCATCCCGGTGTGCGCGCTGGTCGGCGCCATGTCGGGGTCGGCGGCGTCGGGGTCGATGATGTCCCATGACCGCGAGAGCGGCTTGCTCACCCGCCTGTGGGTGATGCCCGTCCGCCGCGGTAGCGCGCTGGCGGGCATCGTGTTGGCCGAGGCCCTTCGCACGTTGCTGGGCACCGCGCTGGTCACCGCGATCGGCTACGGTCTCGGATTCCGCTTCCACGGCAACATCGCGGCGCTGGCGGGGTACCTGGTCATCCCGAGCCTGGTCGTGGCGGTCTACGCGATGATCGTCATCATCCTCGGGTTGCGCGGCGAGGGCCGTACCATCTTGGCCTGGTTCGGCACGTTGAGCGTCGGACTGGCTTTCGCCGCCGTCGTCCCCGCCGATAAGACCCCGGCGGCGCTGCGCCCGTTGGCCGAGCACCAACCCGTCGCCGCGGCGGTCGAGACGATGCGACTGCTGTCGGTGGGCGAGGCGGACATCGGACTACCGCTGGCCGTCACCGCGGTCTGGGTCATCCTGCTCGGGAGTATCTTCGGTCCCGCGGCGGTGCGCAGTTACCGGCGGGCGGCCGAGTCCGGGCCCGTCGGCGGCTGA
- a CDS encoding mannosyltransferase, translating to MDDWSAVKRWGERVIQLAPWLLIASIVLRSIGTTGIPDMFVDLRVYILGGAALDHPGTLYQLSYTDLLGEQLPFIYPPFAAVLFYPLQWLPFFVVAWLWQFATIACLYGIVRISQRMIGRGGHRIAMLWTAAAIWLEPIRLLLNYSQVGVFLTFAALYAAFTSRSWLAGLLVGLAAGVKITPAITGLYFVAMRRWAAAAWSVAAFFGTVGIAALIAPGETREFFVALFSRVPVSTGTSNNQSLLGTVSRIVGYDAGRTVLVPIAIAATAVLCIFAWRALGRTGNRDILGSLLVVQLFGLMASPIAWTHHWVWLVPLMIWLITGPWRDQPGARILGWVWFTVLLVGIPSALSLLQSSVWTISRPWYLAWGAAVYVPMTLATLTWMIFAGRRVDRERGREPVALGAQHVDTEVSVDHAVPVQPQPVTRPAGSPVPQTR from the coding sequence ATCGATGATTGGAGTGCTGTGAAGCGTTGGGGGGAACGCGTGATACAGCTGGCGCCATGGTTGCTCATCGCCAGCATCGTCCTGCGATCGATCGGTACGACCGGCATCCCGGACATGTTCGTCGATCTGCGGGTGTACATCTTGGGTGGGGCCGCGCTGGATCACCCCGGCACGCTGTATCAGCTTAGTTATACGGATTTGCTCGGTGAGCAGTTGCCGTTCATCTACCCACCCTTCGCAGCCGTGCTTTTCTATCCGCTGCAATGGCTTCCGTTCTTCGTTGTTGCCTGGTTATGGCAATTCGCGACCATTGCCTGCCTCTACGGAATCGTGCGCATCAGTCAGCGCATGATCGGCAGAGGCGGTCACCGGATCGCCATGCTGTGGACCGCCGCAGCTATCTGGCTGGAACCGATTCGCCTGCTGCTCAACTATTCACAGGTGGGCGTGTTCCTGACGTTCGCGGCGCTGTACGCGGCCTTCACCTCGAGGTCCTGGCTGGCGGGTTTGCTGGTCGGCCTCGCCGCGGGGGTCAAGATCACGCCGGCCATCACGGGTCTGTACTTCGTGGCGATGCGGCGGTGGGCGGCCGCGGCGTGGTCCGTCGCGGCGTTCTTCGGCACCGTCGGCATCGCCGCACTGATCGCTCCGGGTGAAACACGGGAGTTCTTCGTCGCTCTGTTCAGTCGGGTCCCGGTCTCGACGGGCACCAGCAACAACCAGTCGCTGCTCGGCACCGTGTCCCGGATCGTCGGCTACGACGCCGGACGCACGGTCCTCGTCCCCATCGCGATCGCCGCCACCGCCGTGCTGTGCATATTCGCCTGGCGAGCGCTCGGCAGGACAGGAAACCGCGACATCCTCGGTTCACTGTTGGTGGTCCAGTTGTTCGGCCTGATGGCCTCGCCCATCGCGTGGACCCACCACTGGGTCTGGCTGGTGCCGCTGATGATCTGGCTGATCACCGGCCCATGGCGCGACCAGCCGGGGGCCCGCATCCTCGGCTGGGTGTGGTTCACGGTGTTGTTGGTCGGGATACCGTCGGCGTTGTCGCTGTTGCAGTCGAGCGTATGGACCATCTCCCGCCCGTGGTACCTCGCGTGGGGTGCGGCCGTGTACGTCCCGATGACGCTGGCGACGCTCACCTGGATGATCTTCGCCGGCCGGCGGGTCGACCGCGAGCGCGGAAGGGAACCTGTCGCTCTGGGTGCCCAGCACGTGGACACCGAGGTTTCGGTGGACCATGCCGTGCCGGTGCAGCCACAGCCGGTCACCCGGCCGGCCGGCTCACCTGTCCCTCAGACCAGGTAG
- a CDS encoding RND family transporter codes for MPRRPKVTIHGLLAANGKMIVRHPVLMIATWLVIAGSLFAAIPPLAVVAQKNPPDFVPSDSPVVVANQQMTEAFTKEGEEGNDMGNLIAVVLINEDGLTDADEQTYRQLVAKLGASPAVSATQNFVEIPELRAGMVSKDNKAFNLPVGLNGAMGGADGLAAYREALAIINETTAGTTLEPVIVGAAATMDDVTDIALRDQFIIEVSTVVTVLLILIIVYRNIIAMLIPLVSIGISLAVAQQVVAGLGLLGLGLAPQTIVLITGMMIGAGVDYAVFYFSRYQEHLRGGMKTDAAIIASMVSIGEVIAGSAGTVAITFLGLSFATLSVFSSVGPALAATITIGFLGSITLLPAFIVLAGRRGWVNPRKDITGRFWRRSGVNVVRRPVLNLTVSLLLLVGLAACTLLIDFNYDDRRNLPEDSNSNQAYERMNEHFPISNSLQQFIVIHSPTQDLRSPRALADMEQMAFRISQIPNIDAIRGITRPNGEMLAEARATHQAGEVGDKLGEATNLIDENDSRLTQLSEGAHALADALDKIRDEIVGSAGSIKTILVSLAQTQQDFGGVQTLRSIDATARMVDLLRGVGRAMGGGIEQVVLHTIWLGPMVSLLNSSPLCTMDPVCKAVRSDMSDIMAAYDDGTIQQLYELSKQMENTQPGDSLEKSVSGVTDNLERSLTAVEELGLDSPAAVEKQIDELVDGINKLADSSALLAQGVQLLVDQTRQMGGGLTQASDFLLAMKRDAGDPSMSGFYIPPQILTRPEFEKAAQLFISPDGHTARYLIQTALDPLSTDAMDQVDEIVETAQNARPNTTLEDADITMVGLSAVQNDVRGYYNGDFQYIVLVTLIVVFLILTFLLKAIVAPIYLVISVVLSYASAIGIAVIFFQFILGQPIFWNIPGMTFLVLVAVGADYNLLLISRIREEAHRGTKVAIIRTIGATGGVITSAGLIFAASMLALTVSSIAAIVQTGFIIGVGLLLDTFVVRTITVPAIAVLLGEKNWWPNKVPNELRSHLTFLQNRRGVVRDEPVKTTPIAFPVDDDPAEDDTDVGYGVAVAKASMVTAAWRDR; via the coding sequence ATGCCCAGACGTCCTAAGGTGACCATCCACGGTCTGCTTGCCGCCAACGGCAAGATGATCGTGCGTCATCCGGTGCTCATGATCGCCACATGGCTGGTCATCGCCGGTTCCCTGTTCGCAGCCATCCCGCCGTTGGCGGTGGTTGCACAGAAGAATCCGCCGGACTTCGTGCCGTCGGATTCGCCTGTCGTTGTCGCCAACCAGCAAATGACAGAGGCCTTCACCAAAGAGGGTGAAGAGGGCAACGACATGGGCAACCTCATCGCGGTCGTCCTGATCAACGAGGACGGGCTCACCGACGCCGACGAGCAGACCTACCGGCAGCTGGTGGCCAAGCTGGGCGCGTCCCCGGCGGTATCGGCGACCCAGAACTTCGTCGAGATCCCCGAGCTGCGGGCCGGCATGGTCAGCAAGGACAACAAGGCCTTCAACCTGCCGGTGGGTCTGAACGGTGCAATGGGCGGCGCCGACGGCCTCGCGGCGTACCGCGAAGCATTGGCCATCATCAACGAGACGACGGCCGGGACCACTTTGGAGCCCGTCATCGTCGGTGCCGCTGCCACGATGGACGATGTCACCGATATCGCACTGCGCGATCAGTTCATCATCGAGGTCTCCACCGTGGTGACGGTGCTGCTGATCTTGATCATCGTCTATCGCAATATCATCGCGATGCTCATCCCGCTGGTCAGCATCGGTATCTCGCTGGCTGTCGCCCAGCAGGTGGTGGCCGGGCTGGGCCTGCTCGGGTTGGGTTTGGCGCCGCAGACGATCGTGCTGATCACCGGCATGATGATCGGCGCGGGCGTCGACTACGCCGTCTTCTATTTCAGCCGCTATCAGGAACATCTGCGCGGCGGTATGAAGACCGATGCCGCGATCATCGCCTCGATGGTGTCGATCGGCGAGGTGATCGCCGGCTCGGCGGGCACGGTGGCCATCACCTTCCTCGGTCTGTCGTTCGCCACATTGAGTGTGTTCTCCAGCGTGGGACCGGCGCTGGCGGCGACCATCACGATCGGCTTCCTCGGATCGATCACACTGCTGCCCGCGTTCATCGTGCTGGCCGGGCGGCGCGGCTGGGTCAACCCGCGCAAGGACATCACCGGACGGTTCTGGCGGCGTTCCGGGGTCAACGTGGTGCGTCGTCCCGTCTTGAACCTCACCGTCAGCCTGCTCCTTCTCGTCGGCCTGGCGGCCTGCACATTGCTGATCGACTTCAACTACGACGATCGACGAAATCTCCCGGAGGACTCGAACAGCAACCAGGCCTACGAGCGGATGAACGAGCATTTCCCGATCAGCAACTCGCTGCAGCAGTTCATCGTGATCCACTCGCCGACTCAGGATCTGCGTTCCCCGCGTGCGCTCGCGGATATGGAGCAGATGGCCTTCCGGATCAGCCAGATCCCCAATATCGACGCCATCCGCGGTATCACCCGACCCAACGGGGAGATGCTGGCCGAGGCGCGAGCGACCCATCAGGCCGGTGAGGTCGGCGACAAGCTCGGCGAGGCGACCAACCTGATCGACGAGAACGATTCTCGGCTGACCCAGCTGTCCGAGGGCGCGCACGCGCTGGCCGATGCCCTGGACAAGATCCGCGACGAGATCGTCGGGTCGGCGGGGTCGATCAAGACCATCCTGGTGTCGCTGGCCCAGACGCAGCAGGACTTCGGGGGAGTCCAGACACTGCGCAGCATCGATGCCACCGCCCGGATGGTCGACCTGCTGCGCGGTGTCGGCCGTGCCATGGGTGGTGGCATCGAACAGGTTGTGCTGCACACGATCTGGCTCGGGCCGATGGTATCGCTGCTGAACTCCAGCCCGCTGTGCACCATGGACCCGGTGTGTAAGGCCGTGCGGTCGGATATGAGCGACATCATGGCCGCCTACGATGACGGCACCATCCAGCAGCTCTATGAGCTGTCCAAGCAGATGGAGAACACCCAGCCCGGCGACAGCCTCGAGAAGTCGGTCAGCGGCGTCACCGACAACCTGGAGCGCTCGCTCACCGCGGTCGAGGAGCTGGGGCTGGACAGCCCCGCGGCGGTGGAAAAGCAGATCGACGAATTGGTCGACGGCATCAACAAACTGGCCGATTCCAGTGCCCTGCTCGCCCAGGGCGTGCAGCTACTGGTCGATCAGACCCGGCAGATGGGCGGAGGACTGACGCAGGCGTCGGACTTCCTGCTGGCGATGAAACGCGATGCCGGCGACCCGTCGATGTCCGGCTTCTACATCCCGCCGCAGATCCTCACCCGCCCGGAGTTCGAGAAGGCCGCCCAGCTGTTCATCTCTCCCGACGGCCACACCGCGCGCTATCTCATCCAGACCGCCCTGGATCCGCTGAGCACCGATGCGATGGACCAGGTTGACGAGATCGTGGAGACGGCGCAGAACGCCCGGCCCAACACCACGTTGGAAGATGCCGATATCACGATGGTCGGCCTGAGCGCGGTGCAGAACGATGTCCGCGGCTATTACAACGGCGATTTCCAGTACATCGTGCTGGTCACCCTGATCGTGGTGTTCCTGATCCTGACCTTCCTGCTGAAGGCCATCGTCGCCCCGATCTACCTGGTGATCTCGGTGGTGTTGTCCTACGCCTCCGCGATCGGCATCGCGGTGATCTTCTTCCAGTTCATCCTCGGCCAACCCATCTTCTGGAACATCCCCGGTATGACGTTCCTGGTGTTGGTCGCCGTCGGAGCCGATTACAACCTGCTGCTGATATCCCGGATCCGGGAGGAGGCGCACCGGGGCACCAAGGTCGCCATCATCCGCACCATCGGCGCGACCGGCGGTGTCATCACCTCCGCGGGCCTCATCTTCGCCGCCTCGATGCTGGCGCTCACCGTCAGCAGCATCGCGGCGATCGTGCAGACCGGTTTCATCATCGGTGTCGGATTGTTGCTGGACACCTTTGTGGTGCGCACCATCACGGTGCCGGCGATCGCGGTGCTGCTGGGGGAGAAGAATTGGTGGCCCAACAAGGTGCCCAACGAGCTGCGCAGTCACCTCACGTTCCTGCAGAACCGTCGCGGTGTGGTCAGGGACGAGCCGGTGAAGACCACCCCGATAGCCTTCCCGGTCGACGACGACCCGGCCGAGGATGACACCGATGTCGGTTACGGTGTCGCGGTGGCGAAGGCCTCCATGGTCACCGCGGCGTGGCGGGATCGTTAG
- a CDS encoding UDP-glucose/GDP-mannose dehydrogenase family protein, whose translation MRLTVFGLGYLGLTHAVCMAELGHDVLGVETDPKRIAKLVDGEVPFYEPGVAELLRKHLQAGKLTITADYADAAEWSELYFIAVGTPQKKGESAADLRYVNAVVDTLVPLLRRDVVVLGKSTVPVGTCANLTRRATELADGITVEIAWNPEFLREGYAVQDTITPDRVVLGCQAGGRAEAVTREVYAQILERETPFILTDPETAELVKVSANAFLATKISFINAIAEVCDAVGADVAAVADAIGYDARIGRRFLNAGIGFGGGCLPKDIRAFMARAGELGASEALTFLREVDNVNMRRRTRMVEVARKACPVGLQSANIAILGAAFKPDSDDVRDSPALNVAGQLQLQGASVTVYDPKAIENARAVFPTLSYAASVDEACENADLVMVLTEWSEFVGINPSDLSAIVRNTTVIDGRLCLDKEWWIKCGWTYLV comes from the coding sequence GTGCGTCTGACGGTGTTCGGATTGGGATACCTGGGGCTCACCCATGCGGTGTGTATGGCCGAGCTCGGCCATGACGTCCTCGGGGTGGAGACCGATCCGAAGCGGATCGCCAAGTTGGTCGACGGCGAGGTGCCTTTCTACGAGCCGGGCGTTGCCGAGCTGCTGCGCAAGCATCTGCAGGCCGGGAAGTTGACCATCACCGCCGACTACGCAGACGCCGCCGAATGGAGTGAGCTCTACTTCATCGCGGTCGGAACCCCGCAGAAGAAGGGCGAATCCGCGGCCGATCTGCGCTACGTCAATGCCGTTGTCGACACCCTCGTGCCGTTGTTGCGACGCGATGTGGTGGTGCTGGGCAAGTCCACGGTACCCGTGGGCACATGTGCCAATTTGACTAGGCGCGCAACGGAATTGGCCGATGGGATCACCGTCGAGATCGCCTGGAATCCGGAGTTCCTGCGCGAGGGTTACGCCGTGCAGGACACCATCACGCCCGACCGCGTGGTCCTGGGTTGCCAGGCCGGTGGGCGCGCCGAAGCCGTCACCCGTGAGGTGTACGCGCAGATCCTCGAGCGCGAAACCCCATTCATCCTGACCGATCCGGAGACCGCCGAACTGGTCAAGGTGTCTGCGAATGCCTTTCTGGCAACCAAGATCTCGTTCATCAACGCGATCGCCGAGGTCTGCGATGCGGTCGGTGCCGATGTGGCCGCCGTCGCCGATGCGATCGGTTACGACGCGCGTATCGGCCGTCGCTTCCTCAACGCCGGTATCGGCTTCGGCGGCGGCTGCCTGCCCAAGGACATCCGGGCGTTCATGGCTCGGGCCGGCGAACTGGGTGCTTCGGAGGCGCTGACCTTCCTGCGGGAGGTCGACAACGTCAACATGCGCCGTCGCACCCGCATGGTGGAGGTGGCCCGCAAGGCATGTCCGGTCGGATTGCAGAGCGCCAATATCGCCATCCTCGGTGCCGCCTTCAAACCGGATTCCGACGATGTCCGCGACTCACCCGCGCTCAACGTGGCCGGCCAGCTGCAGCTGCAGGGTGCATCGGTGACGGTCTATGACCCCAAGGCGATCGAGAACGCCCGGGCGGTGTTCCCGACACTGTCCTACGCGGCGTCGGTCGACGAGGCCTGCGAGAACGCCGATCTCGTCATGGTGTTGACGGAGTGGTCGGAGTTCGTCGGCATCAACCCGTCCGACCTCAGCGCTATCGTGCGGAACACGACGGTGATCGACGGCAGGCTGTGCCTGGACAAGGAATGGTGGATCAAGTGTGGGTGGACCTACCTGGTCTGA